A region of Pseudarthrobacter sp. NIBRBAC000502770 DNA encodes the following proteins:
- a CDS encoding aminopeptidase P family protein, with translation MTITADNASSIAELERLKVLHNGTKGKLTFSDAEFERRLGGLRKIMAAKELDAVILTSYHGIKYYSDFLYTTFGRNYALVVTADDSVTVTANIDAGMPWRTSYGENIVYTDWRRDNFFFGLQEALRQRGVKATRLGVEDDFLPGLTREKIAAAFPGAQLLDVSQDAMRQRMIKSAEEIEVIKHGARIGDLGGEAIRNAIREGISEYEVALIGTEAMVHEIAKTFPDREVRDTWVWFQSGINTDGAHNWATTRKLQQGDILSLNCFPMTSGYYTALERTLFLGQPDERSLELWNINVEVHKRGLELIKPGAVCKDIAAELNEIYISNGLLANRTFGYGHSFGVLSHYYGREAGLELREDIDTVLEPGMVVSMEPMITVADGQPGAGGYREHDILVIGEDNSVENITKFPFGPEKNIIEA, from the coding sequence GTGACTATCACTGCCGACAACGCCTCCTCCATCGCCGAACTCGAGCGCCTCAAGGTCCTGCACAACGGCACCAAGGGCAAGCTCACGTTCTCCGACGCGGAATTCGAGCGCCGCCTCGGCGGCCTCCGCAAGATCATGGCCGCCAAGGAGCTGGATGCGGTCATCCTCACCAGCTACCACGGCATCAAGTACTACTCCGACTTCCTGTACACCACGTTCGGCCGCAACTACGCACTGGTCGTCACCGCCGACGACTCGGTCACCGTTACCGCCAACATCGACGCCGGCATGCCGTGGCGCACCTCCTACGGCGAGAACATCGTCTACACCGACTGGCGCCGCGACAACTTCTTCTTCGGCCTCCAGGAAGCCCTGCGCCAGCGCGGCGTCAAAGCCACGCGGCTGGGTGTCGAGGACGACTTCCTCCCGGGCCTGACCCGCGAGAAGATCGCCGCCGCCTTCCCCGGCGCCCAGCTGCTGGACGTCTCCCAGGACGCCATGCGCCAGCGCATGATCAAGTCCGCCGAGGAAATCGAAGTCATCAAGCACGGTGCCCGCATCGGCGACCTCGGCGGCGAAGCCATCCGCAACGCCATCCGTGAAGGCATCTCCGAGTACGAAGTTGCCCTGATCGGCACCGAAGCCATGGTCCACGAGATCGCCAAGACCTTCCCGGACCGGGAAGTCCGCGACACCTGGGTATGGTTCCAGTCCGGCATCAACACCGACGGCGCCCACAACTGGGCCACCACCCGCAAGCTGCAGCAGGGCGACATCCTCTCGCTCAACTGCTTCCCCATGACCTCCGGTTACTACACCGCCCTGGAGCGCACCCTCTTCCTGGGCCAGCCGGACGAACGCTCCCTGGAGCTGTGGAACATCAACGTCGAGGTCCACAAGCGCGGCCTGGAACTCATCAAGCCCGGCGCCGTGTGCAAGGACATCGCCGCCGAACTGAACGAGATCTACATCAGCAACGGGCTGCTGGCCAACCGCACCTTCGGCTACGGCCACTCCTTCGGCGTCCTCAGCCACTACTACGGCCGTGAAGCCGGCCTGGAGCTGCGCGAGGACATCGATACCGTCCTGGAGCCAGGCATGGTGGTCTCCATGGAGCCCATGATCACCGTGGCTGACGGCCAGCCCGGAGCCGGCGGCTACCGCGAGCACGACATCCTGGTCATCGGCGAGGACAACTCCGTGGAGAACATCACCAAGTTCCCGTTCGGCCCGGAGAAGAACATCATCGAGGCATAA
- a CDS encoding cytosine permease, with translation MQEKLSTATHGQPAQATEDHNAVDHEAWLQPIPESARTRKVSGQFWIWAGANLAPINWVLGALGIQLGLGLADTITVLVLGNLIGMLLFGCFVLLGQKTGATGMVLARAAFGRRGNYLPAAIQALLVIGWCAVNTWIILDLVMALFGTLGWVDPDAPNYAWKIGVATFIMALQVAIAWFGYKAIAAFEKWTVPPTILILAVMSAVAWFGMDIDWSYAGPAGAVLEGSERIAAMSAVMTAIGIGWGITWFTYAADYSRFVSTSVPKKKVYLASVLGQFIPVVWLGVLGASLATNSGEIDPGKLIVLNFGAMALPVLLMVLHGPIATNILNIYTFSVATQALDISISRRKLNLFVGVFSLAAVVFFIFQEDFAAVLDAWLIGLVAWVAAWGGIMLVHYFWLEKRWPGGTDRLFDGVGTKRLPVVNFAGVISLVAGIFATWLFMYGLIPIMQGPIAVALGGWDLSWLAGGLTSAGVYAILGPRQHIRYLALEPRTTQQAEAAPDAAAAPEAESKGAESTPVLPAL, from the coding sequence ATGCAAGAAAAGCTTTCAACAGCCACGCACGGCCAACCTGCCCAGGCCACAGAGGACCACAACGCCGTGGACCACGAAGCCTGGCTGCAGCCCATCCCCGAATCAGCACGCACACGCAAGGTATCCGGCCAGTTCTGGATCTGGGCCGGCGCCAACCTGGCACCCATCAACTGGGTGCTGGGGGCACTCGGGATCCAGCTGGGACTCGGGTTGGCGGACACCATCACCGTCCTGGTGCTGGGCAACCTCATCGGCATGCTGCTCTTTGGCTGCTTCGTCCTCCTGGGCCAGAAGACCGGAGCCACCGGCATGGTCCTGGCCCGGGCGGCATTCGGCCGGCGCGGCAACTACCTGCCGGCCGCCATCCAGGCCCTGCTCGTGATCGGCTGGTGCGCAGTAAACACCTGGATCATCCTGGACCTGGTCATGGCACTTTTCGGAACCCTCGGCTGGGTTGACCCGGACGCCCCCAACTATGCCTGGAAGATCGGCGTCGCCACCTTCATCATGGCGCTCCAGGTGGCCATCGCCTGGTTCGGCTACAAGGCGATTGCCGCCTTTGAAAAATGGACCGTACCGCCCACCATCCTCATCCTGGCCGTCATGTCCGCGGTGGCGTGGTTCGGTATGGACATTGACTGGAGCTACGCCGGTCCTGCCGGCGCCGTCCTGGAAGGCTCCGAGCGCATCGCCGCCATGAGTGCCGTCATGACCGCCATCGGCATCGGCTGGGGCATCACCTGGTTCACCTACGCCGCGGACTACTCCCGGTTCGTCAGCACCAGCGTCCCCAAGAAAAAGGTCTACCTCGCTTCGGTACTGGGACAGTTCATCCCCGTGGTGTGGCTCGGCGTCCTGGGTGCAAGCCTCGCCACCAACAGCGGCGAGATCGACCCCGGCAAGCTGATCGTTCTGAACTTCGGCGCCATGGCGCTGCCAGTACTGCTGATGGTGCTCCACGGCCCCATTGCCACCAATATCCTGAACATCTACACGTTCTCAGTGGCCACCCAGGCCCTGGACATCTCCATCAGCCGCCGCAAGCTCAACCTGTTCGTCGGCGTCTTCTCGCTCGCCGCCGTCGTCTTCTTCATCTTCCAGGAGGACTTCGCCGCAGTACTCGACGCCTGGCTGATCGGCCTGGTGGCCTGGGTGGCCGCCTGGGGCGGAATCATGCTGGTGCACTACTTCTGGCTGGAGAAGCGCTGGCCGGGCGGAACCGACCGGCTGTTCGACGGCGTCGGCACGAAGCGGCTGCCGGTGGTCAACTTCGCCGGCGTCATCTCCCTCGTGGCCGGGATCTTCGCAACGTGGCTGTTCATGTACGGCCTGATCCCCATCATGCAGGGCCCCATCGCCGTGGCCCTGGGCGGCTGGGACCTGTCCTGGCTGGCCGGCGGCCTGACCAGCGCCGGGGTGTACGCCATCCTCGGCCCGCGCCAGCACATCCGCTACCTCGCCCTCGAGCCGCGCACCACGCAGCAGGCGGAAGCCGCCCCTGACGCCGCAGCCGCTCCGGAAGCAGAGAGCAAAGGCGCGGAAAGCACGCCCGTCCTTCCCGCCCTCTAA
- a CDS encoding DUF5671 domain-containing protein, with protein sequence MTDPAAPVVAAPSSGLATLRRLIMYVLLFALVLISASGLQGLLERLFRTASTLVSGDVAGLALSLAFTLIGGPLALLLWWFVWRRLDDESERRAPGWGLYLTGMYAVSLIISTTSLLNLATSFLDTQESQWPSPLANGIVWSAIWWWHRWMWRHPRKPSSHLEDVRAVVGSVFGLLLGAGAAIAALGSLLDVAIRGFAAAASFEPWWLPILRSVVWAAGGAAVWWWHWFRDGGRRFQTGLVDVTIIAVGIFVAGITALGGLGVILFVLLRLAFDRSDPLGNLLEPLAPAIAAAAIGALVWRYHRTASVARSTRTRRASLLVTSAVALAAAASGIGVVVNALLATAVSPLAGGATRTLLLGGLSSLLVGAPVWWLAWKPRHQPETAADIPPGRRVYLVAFFGVSAVVALITLLVIGYRLFEFLLGDVTGGGLLDRIRAPLGLLVAAGLVAGYHFALWRHDRVLFAAAAPAHKHMIERITLVSGYPPGSPDSQALARGIADATGGAKVATWLRADDGGAAVPPSSTPAPGVGEAVRLVAAALEGVTAQHVLVIAGPDDRLEVIPIAAVGSTPGLGSTVTDRVLRP encoded by the coding sequence ATGACGGACCCGGCAGCCCCGGTGGTCGCCGCTCCCTCGAGCGGCCTGGCAACCCTCCGCCGGCTGATCATGTACGTCCTGTTGTTTGCCCTGGTGCTGATCTCGGCATCCGGTCTCCAGGGACTCCTCGAGCGGCTCTTCCGGACCGCATCCACCCTGGTGTCCGGTGATGTCGCAGGACTGGCCCTGTCCCTTGCCTTCACCCTGATCGGTGGCCCGCTCGCACTGCTGCTGTGGTGGTTTGTGTGGAGGCGCCTGGACGACGAATCCGAACGCAGGGCGCCCGGGTGGGGCCTCTACCTGACCGGGATGTATGCGGTCTCGCTGATCATCAGCACCACGTCGCTGCTGAACCTTGCCACCTCCTTCCTTGACACGCAGGAGAGCCAGTGGCCGTCGCCGCTGGCCAACGGCATCGTGTGGTCAGCCATTTGGTGGTGGCACCGGTGGATGTGGAGGCACCCCCGCAAACCGTCATCGCATCTCGAGGACGTCCGGGCCGTCGTCGGCTCCGTGTTTGGACTCCTCCTTGGCGCCGGCGCCGCCATTGCAGCGCTGGGCAGCCTGCTGGACGTGGCAATCCGCGGTTTCGCGGCAGCGGCTTCCTTTGAGCCGTGGTGGCTGCCCATCCTGAGGTCCGTGGTGTGGGCTGCGGGCGGTGCGGCGGTGTGGTGGTGGCACTGGTTCCGGGATGGGGGCAGACGCTTCCAGACGGGACTGGTGGACGTCACCATCATTGCCGTGGGCATCTTCGTCGCCGGCATCACGGCGCTGGGTGGCCTGGGCGTCATCCTGTTTGTCCTCCTGCGGCTGGCGTTTGACCGGAGCGACCCCCTGGGCAACCTGCTCGAACCGCTCGCCCCGGCCATCGCAGCCGCAGCCATAGGCGCCCTGGTGTGGCGCTACCACCGCACCGCTTCCGTCGCGCGTTCCACCCGCACACGCCGGGCCAGCCTCCTGGTGACGTCCGCCGTGGCGCTTGCCGCGGCGGCGTCCGGCATCGGCGTCGTGGTCAACGCGCTGCTTGCCACAGCCGTGTCTCCGCTCGCCGGCGGGGCTACCCGCACGCTGCTCCTGGGCGGCCTGAGTTCCCTGCTGGTTGGGGCGCCGGTCTGGTGGCTGGCATGGAAACCGAGGCACCAGCCGGAAACCGCTGCGGACATTCCGCCCGGCCGGCGCGTCTACCTGGTGGCATTCTTCGGCGTCAGTGCCGTGGTGGCCCTCATCACGCTGCTGGTGATTGGCTACCGGCTCTTCGAATTCCTGCTGGGCGACGTCACCGGCGGAGGCCTCCTGGACCGCATCCGCGCACCCCTGGGCCTCCTGGTGGCAGCCGGGCTCGTGGCCGGCTACCACTTCGCGCTGTGGCGTCATGACCGGGTCCTGTTCGCCGCCGCGGCGCCCGCGCACAAGCACATGATCGAGCGGATCACACTCGTCAGCGGCTATCCACCCGGTTCCCCGGATTCCCAGGCATTGGCACGCGGCATCGCTGACGCCACGGGAGGTGCCAAGGTGGCCACCTGGCTGAGGGCGGACGACGGCGGCGCGGCAGTTCCGCCGTCGTCCACCCCCGCTCCGGGGGTTGGGGAGGCCGTGCGACTGGTGGCAGCGGCCCTGGAGGGCGTCACGGCCCAGCACGTCCTGGTGATTGCGGGGCCGGACGACCGGCTGGAAGTGATTCCAATTGCTGCCGTCGGAAGCACTCCTGGCCTTGGGAGCACGGTGACTGACCGGGTCCTCCGGCCCTAG
- a CDS encoding MFS transporter: protein MSTQQNSPRAGVVAADANAPAGAGGGMDNAVAGKSVRRRVVTASFIGNFVEWFDYAVYGYLAAVISSVFFPEADRQTALLATFAVFAISFFVRPLGGFFWGHIGDKLGRRKALSLSIVIMSVSTFCIALIPGYGTIGMLAPVLLLLVRVVQGFSAAGEYAGASAFLVEYAPANRRGLYAAVVPASTAAGLLLGSLIAALLSSVLSTDQLHEWGWRLPFLLAAPMGLIGRYIRTKLEDTPAFRALADQEESAPKAPALDMFRTYRKQLVIACGAVLLNAVGFYVILSYMPTYLSEELGFGPTESFLATTIALASYIGFIFLTGLASDRFGRKRMLITASVLFMLLTVPAFMLLDTGNFLVIVLVQILLGGMLTLNDGTLPSFLAELFPTKVRYSGFAVSFNLSNALFGGTAPFMATLLIGLTQSKLAPGWYLVAAAAVSLTAVLFAAETSRKPLKHL, encoded by the coding sequence ATGAGTACCCAACAAAACTCACCCCGGGCAGGAGTGGTTGCCGCTGACGCCAACGCTCCCGCCGGGGCTGGCGGCGGCATGGACAACGCCGTCGCCGGTAAGAGCGTTCGACGCCGGGTGGTCACGGCGAGCTTCATCGGCAACTTTGTCGAGTGGTTCGACTACGCCGTGTACGGCTACCTCGCAGCCGTCATCTCGTCGGTGTTCTTCCCCGAAGCGGACCGGCAGACCGCGCTGCTGGCCACCTTTGCCGTCTTCGCGATCTCCTTCTTCGTCCGTCCCCTGGGCGGCTTCTTCTGGGGCCACATCGGCGACAAGCTGGGCAGGCGCAAGGCACTCTCCCTCTCGATCGTCATCATGTCCGTCTCCACGTTCTGCATCGCCCTCATTCCCGGCTACGGAACCATCGGCATGCTGGCCCCGGTCCTGCTCCTGCTGGTCCGTGTGGTCCAAGGCTTCTCGGCAGCCGGCGAATACGCCGGAGCATCAGCCTTCCTGGTGGAATATGCCCCGGCCAACCGTCGCGGTCTCTATGCCGCCGTCGTGCCTGCCAGCACCGCCGCAGGCTTGCTCCTCGGCTCACTGATCGCGGCGCTCCTCAGCTCGGTACTCAGCACCGACCAACTGCACGAGTGGGGATGGCGGTTGCCGTTCCTGCTGGCCGCCCCGATGGGACTGATCGGGCGCTACATCCGCACCAAGCTGGAGGACACCCCGGCCTTCCGTGCACTGGCCGACCAGGAGGAATCCGCTCCCAAGGCCCCTGCGCTCGACATGTTCCGGACCTACCGCAAACAGCTGGTGATCGCGTGCGGTGCCGTGCTGCTCAACGCCGTCGGTTTCTACGTCATCCTCAGCTACATGCCCACCTACCTGTCTGAGGAACTGGGCTTCGGTCCCACTGAGTCCTTCCTGGCGACAACCATCGCCCTCGCCAGCTACATCGGTTTCATCTTCCTGACCGGTCTCGCCTCGGACCGGTTCGGTCGCAAGCGCATGCTGATCACGGCTTCCGTACTGTTCATGCTCCTGACTGTTCCGGCCTTCATGCTGCTGGACACCGGCAACTTCCTGGTGATTGTCCTGGTCCAGATCCTGCTGGGCGGCATGCTCACCCTGAACGACGGAACGCTGCCCAGCTTCCTGGCTGAACTCTTCCCCACCAAAGTCCGGTACAGCGGCTTCGCCGTCAGCTTCAACCTTTCCAACGCGCTGTTCGGCGGCACTGCACCATTCATGGCCACCCTGCTCATCGGCTTGACGCAGAGCAAGCTGGCACCCGGCTGGTATCTCGTGGCCGCAGCTGCCGTGTCCCTCACGGCCGTGCTGTTTGCCGCCGAAACCTCGCGGAAACCCCTCAAGCACCTCTGA
- a CDS encoding polysaccharide deacetylase: MNQPAIADPLHPITWPEGFKAAASFTFDVDAESCTIAHDPTSTRRMSLMSHQSYGPKIAVPRLLAILARQEIQATFFIPGFTAESYPDVVRQIVDGGHEVAHHGYLHEPMQGIDAATEASYIDRGLEALAKVAGVRPVGYRAPWWELNWHSPGLLADRGFLYDSSLLDGDAPYRFAVAADDPRDIVEIPVDWTLDDWEQYAFYPGVTGSGVIESPAKVLEMWTLEAEAHHSQGSCFVLTNHPFISGRPSKAVALEQLMERVKAMDGMWVTTMEDIARHTKATVTEVHTHARIEVPVFPGAGAQFKPAVVRQGVLA; the protein is encoded by the coding sequence GTGAACCAGCCCGCCATCGCGGACCCCCTGCACCCCATCACCTGGCCCGAAGGCTTCAAGGCCGCAGCGTCCTTCACCTTCGATGTGGACGCCGAGTCCTGCACGATCGCCCACGATCCCACCAGCACCCGGCGCATGTCGCTTATGAGCCACCAGTCCTATGGCCCCAAGATCGCGGTTCCGAGGCTGCTCGCCATCCTGGCCCGCCAGGAAATCCAGGCCACCTTCTTCATCCCCGGTTTCACCGCCGAGTCCTACCCCGACGTGGTCCGGCAGATTGTTGACGGCGGCCACGAGGTGGCCCACCACGGCTACCTGCACGAGCCCATGCAGGGCATCGACGCCGCCACCGAGGCCAGCTACATCGACCGCGGCCTGGAGGCGCTGGCCAAAGTCGCAGGTGTCCGGCCCGTGGGCTACCGGGCGCCCTGGTGGGAGCTCAACTGGCACTCTCCGGGCCTCCTGGCGGACCGCGGCTTCCTCTACGATTCGAGCCTGCTCGACGGCGACGCCCCCTACCGCTTCGCCGTCGCCGCGGACGATCCCCGGGACATCGTGGAGATTCCTGTGGACTGGACCCTTGACGACTGGGAGCAGTACGCGTTCTACCCCGGAGTCACCGGCAGTGGCGTGATCGAGAGCCCGGCGAAGGTCCTGGAAATGTGGACGCTCGAAGCCGAAGCCCACCATTCCCAGGGCAGCTGCTTCGTCCTCACCAACCACCCCTTCATTTCCGGCCGCCCCTCCAAGGCCGTCGCGCTGGAGCAGCTGATGGAGCGGGTAAAGGCTATGGACGGCATGTGGGTGACCACCATGGAGGACATTGCCCGGCACACAAAGGCCACGGTCACCGAGGTCCACACACACGCACGGATCGAGGTGCCGGTATTCCCGGGCGCGGGTGCACAGTTCAAGCCGGCCGTCGTGCGGCAGGGGGTGCTGGCCTAG
- a CDS encoding PucR family transcriptional regulator — MSVFLGEILAHPALAAADPVVHPEGVMADGQPVRWVHSSEVLDIAPLLRGGELLLCGGITLATATPAKRGDYVRELAQRGVAALAIETGGALPEIPADMLQKAEEYGLPVVELRKVVPFVGVMQAINSMLVSESVGHLQQADAATRAMAAELAHGAALDKILGVLAGITASAVKLTSPWGVTMGSAVPDGWNDGADADAGEGTEDDDGIAPGGHGGFYAVADGTVITVDIPVRGVLMGRLEVHVPGAADAALAQVAGERAVDILGLALLQHTPPGLHALAGAELMRAVLNAAPEWRLEQLAPGAGFPTDSPAVVAAIHAAAPQELRGAVENFLSAQRIPCAAYLDDTELVVMIGLPCTETAGERRQLLESLKDLEGDHDAVIAVGPLAGGVAEAAWSLAEARRALEVRQIQRRNASARRRHPARGLVVLDAQDTAVESLALTCLDASSREAFINRQLRAVLEHDALRQSQLLETLQVWLDSGCNTAQSARELHLERQSMHHRLQRIFDLCGGDPRGTGRLAALHLAARMAGLP, encoded by the coding sequence GTGTCAGTGTTTCTCGGCGAAATACTCGCCCACCCCGCCCTTGCCGCCGCAGATCCAGTGGTCCACCCGGAAGGGGTCATGGCCGACGGGCAGCCGGTCCGCTGGGTGCACTCCAGTGAAGTGCTGGACATCGCTCCCCTGCTGCGCGGCGGTGAACTGCTGCTCTGCGGCGGGATCACCCTGGCCACCGCCACCCCGGCCAAACGCGGGGATTACGTCCGCGAACTGGCGCAGCGGGGCGTCGCAGCCCTGGCCATCGAGACCGGTGGCGCGCTGCCGGAAATCCCTGCCGACATGCTTCAGAAGGCTGAGGAGTACGGCCTCCCCGTGGTGGAACTGCGGAAGGTGGTGCCGTTCGTCGGCGTCATGCAGGCCATCAATTCCATGCTGGTCAGCGAGTCCGTGGGGCACCTGCAACAGGCAGATGCCGCGACGCGCGCCATGGCCGCCGAACTTGCCCACGGCGCGGCACTGGACAAGATCCTCGGCGTACTGGCCGGCATCACCGCGTCAGCCGTAAAACTCACTTCCCCGTGGGGCGTCACCATGGGTAGCGCGGTCCCGGACGGCTGGAACGACGGGGCGGACGCGGATGCCGGCGAAGGAACAGAGGACGACGACGGCATCGCACCGGGCGGGCACGGCGGCTTCTACGCGGTGGCCGACGGAACGGTGATCACCGTGGACATCCCCGTGCGCGGGGTCCTGATGGGGCGGCTGGAGGTACATGTGCCCGGCGCTGCGGACGCGGCCCTTGCCCAGGTGGCCGGAGAGCGGGCCGTGGACATCCTGGGCCTGGCACTCCTGCAGCACACACCCCCGGGGCTGCATGCCCTGGCAGGTGCCGAACTGATGCGCGCCGTGCTCAATGCCGCGCCGGAGTGGCGCCTGGAGCAGCTGGCCCCCGGCGCGGGTTTCCCCACGGACTCCCCCGCCGTGGTGGCAGCCATCCATGCGGCGGCACCTCAGGAGCTGCGCGGCGCCGTCGAAAATTTCCTAAGCGCGCAGCGGATCCCGTGCGCCGCATACCTGGACGACACCGAACTGGTGGTGATGATCGGGCTGCCATGCACGGAAACTGCCGGCGAGCGGCGGCAGCTCCTGGAATCCTTGAAGGACCTGGAGGGTGACCACGATGCCGTGATCGCCGTGGGGCCGCTGGCCGGCGGGGTGGCGGAGGCGGCCTGGTCACTGGCGGAAGCGCGGCGCGCCCTGGAGGTACGGCAGATCCAGCGCAGGAACGCATCGGCGCGCAGGCGGCACCCGGCACGCGGCCTGGTGGTGCTGGACGCCCAGGACACCGCCGTGGAAAGCCTGGCCCTGACATGCCTGGATGCCTCATCCCGGGAGGCGTTCATCAACAGGCAGTTGCGGGCGGTCCTGGAACACGATGCGCTGCGCCAGTCCCAGCTGCTCGAGACCCTGCAGGTGTGGCTGGACTCCGGCTGCAACACCGCGCAGTCGGCGCGCGAACTGCACCTTGAGCGGCAGTCGATGCACCACCGGCTGCAGCGGATTTTCGATCTCTGCGGCGGCGATCCGCGAGGCACCGGGCGGCTGGCGGCCCTGCATCTGGCGGCGCGGATGGCCGGGCTGCCCTGA
- a CDS encoding IclR family transcriptional regulator, with protein MVSTMTPAQTSDTSASGAGTNGGTDAKGASVVVNAIAVLRTFTADEPLLGVTEIANRVGMHKSSVSRILATFEQENLVERDPETKRFRLGLGLIAVAGPLLAEMEERRVAYPVLRQLTEQTGETSALMLWNGDEAICVEQIASHHQIKHTTPLGARYRDAMSASVQVFLSTLPGERVRELLKSGTITFPGLDDDGLAAYEARLQEVGQRGWAGNYGESSMDEVGVAAPVRDHRGDVVAAVLIPAPRFRVSKEQFESLGEACVAAAAKVTTRLGGRPAS; from the coding sequence ATGGTCTCCACCATGACTCCTGCACAAACCTCCGACACCAGCGCCAGCGGAGCCGGCACCAATGGCGGGACTGATGCCAAAGGCGCCTCCGTCGTCGTCAACGCCATCGCCGTCCTGCGCACCTTCACCGCCGACGAACCCCTGCTGGGCGTAACGGAAATCGCCAACCGCGTGGGCATGCACAAGAGCAGCGTCTCCCGGATCCTGGCCACGTTCGAGCAGGAAAACCTGGTGGAACGCGACCCGGAAACCAAGCGGTTCAGGTTGGGCCTGGGGCTCATTGCCGTCGCCGGTCCACTGCTGGCCGAGATGGAGGAGCGCCGCGTGGCCTATCCCGTCCTGCGGCAGCTGACCGAGCAGACCGGAGAGACCAGCGCCCTCATGCTCTGGAACGGAGACGAAGCCATCTGCGTGGAGCAGATCGCCAGCCACCACCAGATCAAGCACACCACCCCGCTGGGTGCCCGCTACCGTGACGCCATGAGCGCTTCCGTCCAAGTTTTCCTGTCCACCCTTCCCGGCGAGCGGGTGCGGGAGTTGCTGAAGAGCGGCACCATCACATTCCCGGGGCTGGACGACGACGGCCTGGCGGCCTACGAGGCCCGGCTCCAGGAGGTTGGGCAGCGGGGATGGGCGGGGAACTACGGCGAATCGTCCATGGACGAAGTGGGCGTGGCCGCGCCTGTCCGGGACCACCGCGGCGACGTGGTGGCGGCCGTCCTGATTCCAGCGCCGCGGTTCAGGGTGTCCAAGGAGCAGTTCGAGAGCCTGGGCGAGGCCTGCGTGGCCGCCGCCGCCAAGGTGACCACGCGGCTGGGTGGCCGGCCGGCCAGCTGA